From a region of the Streptomyces sp. NBC_01454 genome:
- a CDS encoding IS1182 family transposase encodes MGEWAGETVGPDVWETCRDLIPAGSVFAFLAEHRSTLFEAEMFADMYPSANGRPSMPPQILASAITLQALHGLSDFETVQELRCDLRWKAACGLGLHDMAFDPSLLAYFRRRLARSARPNRVFEAVREVVKATGVLKGKHRRALDSTVLDDAVATQDTVTQIIAAIRAVIRDVPGAGEVVAVHCTAHDYNDPGKPRIAWNDEQARADLVDALVGDALRLLGHLPEQQLGEKAANAVGILALVAGQDVEPAEDSDGRDGRWRITQGTAQNRMVSTVDPEARHVHKTRTHQQDGFKAHLAIEPETGLYTAVALRPGAGPEHHEAMVGIDLLTDEDEPVDAFGDTAYSTGDARHSLETAGHRLFLKPAPLRPAVPGGFTLDDFVIDTVAATVTCPAGHTVPLSAPAGQHHQRKASFKDVCAGCPLRERCTKAKAGRILTIRPHHDLLAAARQQAATDPDWQADYRRWRPPVERAVAWLVHHGNRKLRYRGTIKNDTWLHTRAAALNLRRLINLGLNRTNGTWHLAPAST; translated from the coding sequence ATGGGGGAATGGGCCGGGGAGACGGTCGGGCCGGATGTGTGGGAGACCTGCCGGGATTTGATCCCGGCGGGGAGTGTGTTCGCTTTCCTGGCCGAGCATCGCAGCACGCTGTTCGAAGCGGAGATGTTCGCGGACATGTACCCGTCGGCGAACGGGCGGCCGAGTATGCCGCCGCAGATCCTGGCCTCGGCGATCACGCTGCAGGCCCTGCACGGGCTGTCGGACTTCGAGACGGTCCAGGAACTGCGGTGCGACCTGAGGTGGAAGGCAGCCTGCGGACTGGGCCTTCATGACATGGCGTTCGATCCGTCGTTGCTGGCCTACTTCCGCCGCCGGCTGGCCCGTTCCGCCCGGCCGAACCGGGTGTTCGAGGCTGTGCGGGAGGTCGTGAAGGCCACCGGTGTCCTCAAGGGCAAGCACCGCCGGGCGCTGGATTCCACCGTGCTGGATGACGCGGTGGCCACCCAGGACACCGTCACCCAGATCATCGCCGCCATCCGGGCGGTGATCCGGGACGTCCCCGGGGCCGGCGAGGTGGTCGCGGTGCACTGCACCGCGCACGACTACAACGACCCGGGCAAGCCGAGGATCGCCTGGAACGACGAGCAGGCCCGTGCCGACCTGGTCGACGCCCTGGTCGGTGACGCGCTGCGGCTGCTGGGCCACCTGCCCGAGCAGCAGCTCGGCGAGAAGGCCGCGAACGCGGTCGGCATCCTGGCCCTGGTCGCGGGCCAGGACGTGGAGCCCGCCGAGGACTCCGACGGCCGCGACGGGCGCTGGCGCATCACCCAAGGCACCGCACAGAACCGGATGGTCTCCACTGTCGACCCCGAAGCCCGGCACGTGCACAAGACCCGCACCCACCAGCAGGACGGCTTCAAGGCCCACCTCGCCATTGAGCCCGAGACCGGGTTATACACCGCCGTCGCCCTGCGGCCCGGAGCCGGTCCCGAGCACCACGAGGCGATGGTCGGAATCGACCTGCTCACCGACGAGGACGAGCCCGTTGACGCCTTCGGTGACACCGCCTACTCCACAGGTGACGCCCGCCACAGCCTCGAAACCGCCGGTCACCGGCTGTTCCTCAAACCCGCACCGCTGCGGCCCGCCGTCCCTGGCGGCTTCACCCTCGACGACTTCGTCATCGACACCGTCGCCGCCACCGTGACCTGCCCCGCCGGACACACCGTCCCTTTATCCGCTCCCGCCGGGCAGCACCACCAGCGCAAAGCCTCGTTCAAGGACGTGTGCGCCGGATGCCCCCTTCGTGAGCGGTGCACCAAGGCCAAGGCCGGGCGGATCCTGACCATCCGTCCGCACCACGATCTGCTCGCCGCCGCCCGCCAGCAGGCCGCCACCGATCCCGACTGGCAGGCCGACTACCGGCGCTGGAGACCACCGGTCGAACGTGCCGTCGCCTGGCTCGTCCACCACGGCAACCGCAAACTCCGCTACCGCGGCAC